A window of the Mauremys reevesii isolate NIE-2019 linkage group 26, ASM1616193v1, whole genome shotgun sequence genome harbors these coding sequences:
- the LOC120391949 gene encoding mucin-5AC-like, with translation MTTTSLSPTTAALTNHEITEVIYQNTVKPLEQNKDNNVTTTQTTPVVKTTTTQSTTLESTTKAAAPVIPNKPGTIATYLTTGAESTAAAPVTTSTAETKTAATSMLAETSTSARPTSSLAEPTELISISTSQQTTIILPASATSVMTVADTTATAETSTSPLETTLPGKTTALLGNRTVEGTTILAIPTTSLSQSTAAATPTIAETFTSPVETISPAEATAIASTTTTEGTTKLPLSARTQPESTAAHISTIGITSTSPLETNSAAQTTAMTSTTRSEETTTLPILTTSEPGSTATATSRFPETSTTPVETTTPTERTTITKTTTPTERTALTSTIGAEVTTTLSLPSTSQPESTTAATSTAPETTTVLQETTSPAETTPIISTSTVEGTTTLPLLSISQSETTSAATSTIGITSTSSLETTSAPQTTAMTSSNRKMTSATQTTAMTSSTRNEETPTLPLPTASEPGSTAIATSMFPETSTTPAETTTPTERTAITSTIGAEVTTTLSLPSTSQPESTTAATSTAPETTTVLQETTSPAETTPIISPSTEGTTTLPLLSISQSETTPAATSTIAITSTSSLETTSAPQTTAMTSSNRSEETTTLPLLKTSEPSSTEIATSIFPETSKTAVETTTPTESKTIISTTGPEVTTTLSLLATSQPQHNCSHLNGSRNNHSPARHNFSS, from the exons ATGACCACAACATCACTTTCACCTACCACAGCTGCATTGACAA ATCATGAAATAACTGAGGTAATCTACCAGAACACTGTTAAGCCATTGGAACAAAATAAAGATAATAATGTCACAACAACACAGACAACTCCTGTGGTTAAAACCACCACGACCCAAAGTACAACATTAGAGAGTACCAccaaagcagcagctcctgtgATCCCAAACAAACCTGGGACCATCGCAACGTATCTCACAACGGGAGCAGAATCCACCGCCGCAGCCCCAGTGACCACTTCCACAGCTGAGACGAAAACTGCAGCTACCTCTATGTTAGCAGAGACATCCACTTCTGCTCGTCCAACCTCCTCCCTGGCTGAGCCCACAGAACTAATTAGCATTTCCACATCACAGCAAACCACGATCATTCTGCCTGCAAGTGCAACATCTGTTATGACCGTTGCAGACACCACCGCGACAGCAGAAACATCCACATCTCCTCTAGAGACCACTCTCCCAGGTAAGACTACAGCATTACTTGGTAACAGGACAGTAGAGGGGACAACCATTCTTGCTATCCCTACCACTTCACTATCTCAGAGCACAGCTGCAGCCACTCCTACTATAGCAGAGACATTCACATCTCCTGTAGAGACCATATCTCCAGCTGAGGCGACAGCAATAGCTAGTACCACGACAACTGAAGGGACAACGAAACTTCCCCTTTCTGCAAGGACACAACCTGAAAGCACAGCTGCACACATCTCTACCATAGGAATAACCTCCACCTCTCCTCTAGAGACAAATTCGGCAGCTcaaactacagcaatgactagTACCACTAGAAGTGAAGAGACAACAACGCTTCCCATTCTGACAACTTCCGAACCTGGGAGCACAGCAACAGCCACCTCAAGGTTTCCAGAGACCTCCACAACTCCTGTAGAAACCACAACCCCAACAGAGAGGACAACAATAACAA AAACCACAACCCCAACAGAGAGGACAGCATTAACTAGTACCATCGGAGCTGAAGTGACAACCACACTTTCCCTTCCTTCAACTTCACAACCTGAAAGCACAACTGCAGCCACCTCAACTGCTCCAGAAACAACCACAGTTCTGCAAGAGACCACTTCCCCAGCTGAGACTACACCAATAATTAGTACTTCTACAGTAGAAGGGACAACCACCCTTCCCCTTCTTAGCATTTCACAATCTGAAACCACTTCTGCAGCCACCTCTACGATAGGAATAACCTCCACGTCTTCTCTAGAGACGACTTCTGCACCTcaaactacagcaatgactagTAGCAATAGAA AGATGACTTCTGCAACTcaaactacagcaatgactagCAGCACTAGAAATGAGGAGACACCCACGCTTCCTCTTCCGACAGCTTCAGAACCTGGGAGCACAGCGATAGCCACCTCAATGTTTCCAGAGACCTCCACAACTCCTGCAGAAACCACAACCCCAACAGAGAGGACAGCAATAACTAGTACCATCGGAGCTGAAGTGACAACCACACTTTCCCTTCCTTCAACTTCACAACCTGAAAGCACAACTGCAGCCACCTCAACTGCTCCAGAAACAACCACAGTTCTGCAAGAGACCACTTCCCCAGCTGAGACTACACCAATAATTAGTCCTTCTACAGAAGGGACAACCACCCTTCCCCTTCTTAGCATTTCACAATCTGAAACCACTCCTGCAGCCACCTCTACGATAGCAATAACCTCCACGTCTTCTCTAGAGACGACTTCTGCACCTcaaactacagcaatgactagTAGCAATAGAAGTGAGGAGACAACCACGCTTCCCCTCCTTAAAACTTCAGAACCTTCGAGCACAGAAATAGCCACCTCAATATTTCCAGAGACCTCCAAAACTGCTGTAGAAACCACAACGCCAACAGAGAGCAAAACAATAATTAGTACCACTGGACCTGAAGTGACAACCACGCTTTCCCTTCTTGCAACTTCACAACCTCAGCACAACTGCAGCCACCTCAACGGCTCCAGAAACAACCACAGTCCTGCAAGACATAACTTCTCCAGCTGA
- the LOC120391950 gene encoding mucin-5AC-like has protein sequence MTSSTRSEETTTLPLLTTSEPGSTATATSRFPETSTTPVETTTPTERTTITSTTGAEVTTTLSLLATSQPESTTAATSTAPETTTVLQETTSPAESTPIISTSTVEATSTIPLLSTSQSETTAAATSTMGITSTSPLETTSVSQTTAMTTSTRSEETITLPLLTTSEPESTATATSSFPETSKTPVETTTPTERTTITSTTGAEVTTTLSLLATSQPESTTAATSTAPETTTVLQETTSPAESTPIISTSTVEATSTIPLLSTSQSETTAAATSTMGITSTSPLETTSAAQTTAMTSTSTTEVTTTVPNPTTTLAASIATATSTAPETTTVTLKTTSPAGTTPIISTSTIEGTTTLPLPSTSQPETSAAATSTMGITSTSPLETTSAAETTAMTSSTRSEETTTLPLLTTSEPGSTATATSTFTETSTTPVETTTPTERTTITSTTGAEVTTTLSLPSTSQPESTTAATSTAPETTIVLQETTSPAEKPGSTATATSTFPETSTTHEETTTRTESTTRTSTSGAEVTTTISLPATSQVKSTTAATSTAPETSTVLQDTTSPAESTTIISTSTVEGTSTLPILSTSQPETSAAATSTTGITSTSPLETTSAAQTTAMTSSTRSEETTTLPLPTASEPGSTAIATSMFPETSTTPAETTTPTERTTITSTTGAEVTTTLSLPSTSQPESTTAATSTAPETTTVLQESTSPAESTPIISTFTVEGTSTLPFLRTSQSESTPADTSTIGITSTSPLETTSAPQTTAMTSSTRSEETATLPLLTTSESGSTATATSTFPETSTTPVETPTPTERTTRTSTTGAEVTTTVSLPATSQAESTTAATSTAPETTTVLQDITSPAESTTIISTSTVEGTSTLPLLSTSQPETSAAATSTTGITSTSPLETTSATQTTAMTSSTRSEETTTLPLPTASEPGSTAIATSMFPETSTTPVETTTPTERTTITSTTGAEVRTTLSHPSTSQPESTTAATSTAPETTTVLQESTSPAESTPIISTSRVEGTSTLPLLSTSQSETTPADTSTIAITSTYSLETTSAPETTAMTSSTRSEETTTLPLLTTSEPGSTAIATSTFPETSTTPVETTTPTERTTITSTTGAELTTTLSLPATSQAKSTAIGSSTTAETSTSPFQMTSAAETTAITSTTRSEETTTLPLLTASESGSTSIATSTTPEISKTPAEITSPGETTSISTITTVEKATTVPLPTSTRPLS, from the exons atgactagCAGCACTAGAAGTGAAGAGACAACCACGCTTCCCCTTCTTACAACTTCAGAACCTGGGAGCACAGCAACAGCCACCTCAAGGTTTCCAGAGACCTCCACAACTCCTGTAGAAACCACAACCCCAACAGAGAGGACAACAATAACTAGTACCACTGGAGCTGAAGTGACAACCACACTTTCCCTTCTTGCAACTTCACAACCTGAAAGCACAACTGCAGCAACCTCAACTGCTCCAGAAACAACCACAGTTCTGCAAGAGACCACTTCCCCAGCTGAGAGTACACCAATAATTAGTACTTCTACAGTAGAAGCGACAAGCACCATTCCCCTTCTTAGCACTTCACAATCTGAAACCACTGCTGCAGCTACCTCTACCATGGGAATAACCTCCACCTCTCCTCTAGAGACGACTTCTGTATCTcaaactacagcaatgactaCTAGCACTAGAAGTGAAGAGACAATCACACTTCCCCTTCTTACAACTTCCGAACCTGAGAGCACAGCAACAGCCACCTCAAGCTTTCCAGAGACCTCCAAAACTCCTGTAGAAACCACAACCCCAACAGAGAGGACAACAATAACTAGTACCACTGGAGCTGAAGTGACAACCACACTTTCCCTTCTTGCAACTTCACAACCTGAAAGCACAACTGCAGCAACCTCAACTGCTCCAGAAACAACCACAGTTCTGCAAGAGACCACTTCCCCAGCTGAGAGTACACCAATAATTAGTACTTCTACAGTAGAAGCGACAAGCACCATTCCCCTTCTTAGCACTTCACAATCTGaaaccactgctgcagccacatcTACCATGGGAATAACCTCCACCTCTCCTCTAGAGACGACTTCTGCAGCTcaaactacagcaatgactagTACTTCTACAACAGAGGTGACAACCACTGTTCCTAATCCCACGACGACATTGGCTGCGAGCATAGCTACAGCCACATCAACTGCTCCAGAAACCACCACAGTTACACTGAAGACCACTTCCCCAGCTGGGACTACACCAATAATTAGTACTTCTACAATAGAAGGGACAACCACCCTTCCCCTTCCTAGTACTTCACAACCTGaaaccagtgctgcagccacctctaccATGGGAATAACCTCCACATCTCCTCTAGAGACGACTTCTGCAGCTGaaactacagcaatgactagTAGCACTAGAAGTGAAGAGACAACCACGCTTCCCCTTCTTACAACTTCAGAACCTGGGAGCACAGCTACAGCCACCTCAACTTTCACAGAGACCTCCACAACTCCTGTAGAAACCACAACCCCAACAGAGAGGACAACAATAACTAGTACCACTGGAGCTGAAGTGACAACCACACTTTCCCTTCCTTCAACTTCACAACCTGAAAGCACAACTGCAGCCACCTCAACtgctccagaaacaaccatagttCTGCAAGAGACCACTTCCCCAGCTGAGA AACCTGGGAGCACAGCTACAGCCACCTCAACTTTTCCGGAGACCTCCACAACTCATGAAGAAACCACAACCCGAACAGAGAGCACAACAAGAACTAGTACTAGTGGAGCTGAAGTGACAACCACAATTTCCCTCCCTGCAACTTCACAAGTCAAAAGCACAACTGCAGCCACCTCAACTGCTCCAGAAACAAGCACAGTTCTGCAAGACACAACTTCCCCAGCTGAGAGTACAACAATAATTAGTACTTCTACAGTAGAAGGGACAAGCACCCTTCCCATTCTTAGCACTTCACAACCTGaaaccagtgctgcagccacctctaccacaggaataacctccacctctcctctagagacgacttctgcagctcaaactacagcaatgactagCAGCACTAGAAGTGAGGAGACAACCACCCTTCCTCTTCCAACAGCTTCGGAACCTGGGAGCACAGCGATAGCCACCTCAATGTTTCCAGAGACCTCCACAACTCCTGCAGAAACCACAACCCCAACAGAGAGGACAACAATAACTAGTACCACTGGAGCTGAAGTGACAACCACACTTTCCCTTCCTTCAACTTCACAACCTGAAAGCACAACTGCAGCCACCTCAACTGCTCCAGAAACAACCACAGTTCTGCAAGAGAGCACTTCCCCAGCTGAGAGTACACCAATAATTAGTACTTTTACAGTAGAAGGGACAAGCACCCTTCCTTTTCTTCGCACTTCACAATCTGAAAGCACTCCTGCAGACACCTCTACCATAGGAATAACCTCCACCTCTCCTCTAGAGACGACTTCTGCACCTcaaactacagcaatgactagCAGCACTAGAAGTGAGGAGACAGCCACGCTTCCCCTTCTTACAACTTCAGAATCTGGGAGCACAGCTACAGCCACCTCAACTTTTCCGGAGACCTCCACAACTCCTGTAGAAACCCCAACCCCAACAGAGAGGACAACAAGAACTAGTACCACTGGAGCTGAAGTGACAACCACAGTTTCCCTCCCTGCAACTTCACAAGCCGAGAGCACAACTGCAGCCACCTCAACTGCTCCAGAAACAACCACAGTTCTGCAAGACATAACTTCCCCAGCTGAGAGTACAACAATAATTAGTACTTCTACAGTAGAAGGGACAAGCACTCTTCCCCTTCTTAGCACTTCACAACCTGaaaccagtgctgcagccacctctaccACAGGAATAACCTCCACCTCTCCTCTAGAGACGACTTCCGCAACTcaaactacagcaatgactagCAGCACTAGAAGTGAGGAGACAACCACGCTTCCTCTTCCAACAGCTTCAGAACCTGGGAGCACAGCGATAGCCACCTCAATGTTTCCAGAGACCTCCACAACTCCTGTAGAAACCACAACCCCAACAGAGAGGACAACAATAACTAGTACCACTGGAGCTGAAGTGAGAACCACACTTTCCCATCCTTCAACTTCACAACCTGAAAGCACAACTGCAGCCACCTCAACTGCTCCAGAAACAACCACAGTTCTGCAAGAGAGCACTTCCCCAGCTGAGAGTACACCAATAATTAGTACTTCTAGAGTAGAAGGGACAAGCACCCTTCCTCTTCTTAGCACTTCACAATCTGAAACCACTCCTGCAGACACCTCTACCATAGCAATAACCTCCACCTATTCTCTAGAGACGACTTCTGCACCTGaaactacagcaatgactagTAGCACTAGAAGTGAAGAGACAACCACGCTTCCCCTTCTTACAACTTCAGAACCTGGGAGCACAGCGATAGCCACCTCAACTTTTCCAGAGACCTCCACAACTCCTGTAGAAACCACAACCCCAACAGAGAGGACAACAATAACTAGTACCACTGGAGCTGAACTGACAACCACACTTTCCCTCCCTGCAACTTCACAAGCCAAAAGCACAGCTATAGGCAGCTCTACCACAGCAGAAACATCCACCTCACCTTTCCAGATGACTTCTGCAGCTGAAACTACAGCAATAACTAGTACAACCAGAAGTGAAGAAACAACCACCCTTCCTCTTCTTACAGCTTCAGAATCTGGGAGTACATCAATAGCCACCTCAACTACTCCAGAGATCTCCAAAACTCCTGCAGAGATCACTTCTCCAGGAGAGACTACGAGTATATCTACTATCACTACAGTGGAAAAGGCAACCACAGTTCCTCTTCCTACCAGCACC AGACCACTCTCCTAA
- the LOC120391951 gene encoding cell wall protein DAN4-like, translating to MARLETSLPSDTTSIPSTSTEVETTTAALLVTYPTATTSAVTSSLPETSTVAIVVTSPAETTVTVTPTTAALKTSTSALETNSPSEIPIALGTTTELGTPTASPVTTVFAETTKTSPIATAAQRSTAAPITTPTETTTTYTSTTREGTTTAALFTTSLAETTTSLGVPIRGETTAAISVMTTTSLSPTTAALTNHEITEVIYQNTVKPLEQNKDNNVTTTQTTPVVKTTTTQSTTLESTTKAAAPVIPNKPGTIATYLTTGAESTAAAPVTTSTAETKTAATSTLAETSTSARPTSSLAEPTALISISTSQPTTIILPHFTICNHSCRHLYHRNNLHLFSRDDFCSSNYSNDH from the exons ATGGCCCGTCTTGAGACAAGTTTGCCCTCTGATACCACAAGTATTCCCAGCACTTCTACAGAAGTTGAGACAACCACAGCTGCCCTTCTTGTCACTTATCCCACTGCAACCACAAGTGCTGTCACCTCCTCTTTACCAGAGACATCTACAGTTGCTATTGTGGTGACTTCTCCAGCTGAGACCACAGTGACAGTGACTCCCACTACAGCAGCTCTTAAAACATCCACATCTGCTCTGGAGACCAATTCCCCATCTGAGATCCCAATAGCTTTGGGCACCACTACAGAACTGGGGACACCCACAGCATCCCCTGTCACCACTGTTTTCGCCGAGACTACTAAAACATCACCCattgctacagcagcacagagaAGTACAGCGGCTCCAATCACTACCCCTACAGAGACCACAACAACTTACACCTCCACTACACGAGAGGGAACAACCACAGCTGCCCTTTTTACAACTTCTCTGGCTGAGACCACAACCTCTCTGGGCGTTCCTATCAGAGGAGAAACAACAGCAGCCATCTCTGTGATGACCACAACATCACTTTCACCTACCACAGCTGCATTGACAA ATCATGAAATAACTGAGGTAATCTACCAGAACACTGTTAAGCCATTGGAACAAAATAAAGATAATAATGTCACAACAACACAGACAACTCCTGTGGTTAAAACCACCACGACCCAAAGTACAACATTAGAGAGTACCAccaaagcagcagctcctgtgATCCCAAACAAACCTGGGACCATCGCAACGTATCTCACAACGGGAGCAGAATCCACCGCCGCAGCCCCAGTGACCACTTCCACAGCTGAGACGAAAACTGCAGCTACCTCTACGTTAGCAGAGACATCCACTTCTGCTCGTCCAACCTCCTCCCTGGCTGAGCCCACAGCACTAATTAGCATTTCCACATCACAGCCAACCACGATCATTCTGCCT CACTTCACAATCTGCAACCACTCCTGCAGGCACCTCTACCATAGGAATAACCTCCACCTCTTCTCTAGAGACGACTTCTGCAGCTCAAACTACAGCAATGACCACTAG
- the LOC120391952 gene encoding mucin-5AC-like: MTSSTRSEETTTLPLPTASEPGSTAIATSMFPETSTTPAETTTPTERTTITSTTGAEVTTTLSLLATSQPESTSAATSTALETTTVLQESTSPAESTPIISTSTVERTSTLPVRSTSQPETSAAVTSTTGITSTSPLETTSAAETTAMTSSTRSEETTTLPLPTASEPGSTATATSTFTETSTTPEETTTPTERTTRTTSEPGSTAIATSMFPETSTTPAETTTPTERTTITSTTGAEVTTTLSLPSTSQPESTTAAASSAPETTTVLQESTSPAETTPIISTSIVEGTSTLPFLSTSQSESTPADTSTTGITSTSPLETTSAPQTTAMTSSTRSEETTTLPLLTTSEPGSTAAATSTFPETSTTHEETTTLTESTTRTSTTGAEVTTTISLPATSQAESTTAATSTAPETSTVLQDITSPAESTTIISTSTIEGTSTLPLLSTSQPETSAAATSTTGITSTSPLETTSATQTTAMTSSTRSEETTTLPLPTASEPGSTAIATSMFPETSTTPAETTTPTERTTRTSTTGAEVTTTLSLPSTSQPESTTAATSTAPETTTVLQETTSPAESTPIISTSTVEGTSTLPLLSTSQSESTPADTSTIGITSTSPLETTSAPQTTAMTSSTRSEETTTLPLLTTSEPGSTAIATSTFPGTSTTPEETTTPTERTTRTSTTGAEVTTTISLPATSQAESTTAATSTAPETSTVVQDITSPAESTPIISTSTVEGTSTLPLLSTSQPETSAAATSTTGITSTSPLETTSATQTTAMTSSTRSEETTTLPLPTASEPGSTATATSTIPETSTTPEETTTPTERTTRTSTTGAEVTITLSLPSTSEPESTTAATSTAPETSTVLFRIWEYINSHLNYSRDLQNSCRDHFSRRDYEYIYYHYSGKGNHSSSSYQHRNWEHIFGHLYHRTEIQLSFRDYFSNSNYSND, from the exons atgactagCAGCACTAGGAGTGAGGAGACAACCACGCTTCCTCTTCCAACAGCTTCGGAACCTGGGAGCACAGCGATAGCCACCTCAATGTTTCCAGAGACCTCCACAACTCCTGCAGAAACCACAACCCCAACAGAGAGGACAACAATAACTAGTACCACTGGAGCCGAAGTGACAACCACACTTTCCCTTCTTGCAACTTCACAACCTGAAAGCACATCTGCAGCCACCTCAACTGCTCTAGAAACAACCACAGTTCTGCAAGAGAGCACTTCCCCAGCTGAGAGTACACCAATAATTAGTACTTCTACAGTAGAAAGGACAAGCACCCTTCCCGTTCGTAGCACTTCACAACCTGAAACCAGTGCCGCAGTCACCTCTACCACAGGAATAACCTCCACCTCTCCTCTAGAGACGACTTCTGCAGCTGaaactacagcaatgactagCAGCACTAGGAGTGAGGAGACAACCACGCTTCCTCTTCCGACAGCTTCGGAACCTGGGAGCACAGCTACAGCCACCTCTACTTTCACAGAGACCTCCACGACTCCTGAAGAAACCACAACCCCAACAGAGAGGACAACAAGAACTA CTTCAGAACCTGGGAGCACAGCGATAGCCACCTCAATGTTTCCAGAGACCTCCACAACTCCTGCAGAAACCACCACCCCAACAGAGAGGACAACAATAACTAGTACCACTGGAGCTGAAGTGACAACCACACTTTCCCTTCCTTCAACTTCACAACCTGAAAGCACAACTGCAGCCGCCTCAAGTGCTCCAGAAACAACCACAGTTCTGCAAGAGAGCACTTCTCCAGCTGAGACTACACCAATAATTAGTACTTCTATAGTAGAAGGGACAAGCACCCTTCCTTTTCTTAGCACTTCACAATCTGAAAGCACTCCTGCAGACACCTCTACCACAGGAATAACCTCCACCTCTCCTCTAGAGACGACTTCTGCACCTcaaactacagcaatgactagCAGCACTAGAAGTGAAGAGACAACCACGCTTCCCCTTCTTACAACTTCAGAACCTGGGAGCACAGCTGCAGCCACCTCAACTTTTCCGGAGACCTCCACAACTCATGAAGAAACCACAACCCTAACAGAGAGCACAACAAGAACTAGTACTACTGGAGCTGAAGTGACAACCACAATTTCCCTCCCTGCAACTTCACAAGCCGAAAGCACAACTGCAGCCACCTCAACTGCTCCAGAAACAAGCACAGTTCTGCAAGACATAACTTCCCCAGCTGAGAGTACAACAATAATTAGTACTTCTACAATAGAAGGGACAAGCACCCTTCCCCTTCTTAGCACTTCACAACCTGaaaccagtgctgcagccacctctaccacaggaataacctccacctctcctctagagacgacttctgcaactcaaactacagcaatgactagCAGCACTAGAAGTGAGGAGACAACCACCCTTCCTCTTCCAACAGCTTCAGAACCTGGGAGCACAGCGATAGCCACCTCAATGTTTCCAGAGACCTCCACAACTCCTGCAGAAACCACAACCCCAACAGAGAGGACAACAAGAACTAGTACCACTGGAGCTGAAGTGACAACCACACTTTCCCTTCCTTCAACTTCACAACCTGAAAGCACAACTGCAGCCACCTCAACTGCTCCAGAAACAACCACAGTTCTGCAAGAGACCACTTCCCCAGCTGAGAGTACACCAATAATTAGTACTTCTACAGTAGAAGGGACAAGCACCCTTCCTCTTCTTAGCACTTCACAATCTGAAAGCACTCCTGCAGACACCTCTACCATAGGAATAACCTCCACCTCTCCTCTAGAGACGACTTCTGCACCTcaaactacagcaatgactagCAGCACTAGAAGTGAAGAGACAACCACGCTTCCCCTTCTTACAACTTCAGAACCTGGGAGCACAGCTATAGCCACCTCAACTTTTCCGGGGACCTCCACAACTCCTGAAGAAACCACAACCCCAACAGAGAGGACAACAAGAACTAGTACCACTGGAGCTGAAGTGACAACCACAATTTCCCTCCCTGCAACTTCACAAGCCGAAAGCACAACTGCAGCCACCTCAACTGCTCCAGAAACAAGCACAGTTGTGCAAGACATAACTTCCCCAGCTGAGAGTACACCAATAATTAGTACTTCTACAGTAGAAGGGACAAGCACCCTTCCCCTTCTTAGCACTTCACAACCTGaaaccagtgctgcagccacctctaccACAGGAATAACCTCCACCTCTCCTCTAGAGACGACTTCTGCAACAcaaactacagcaatgactagCAGCACTAGAAGTGAGGAGACAACCACCCTTCCTCTTCCAACAGCTTCAGAACCTGGGAGCACAGCTACAGCCACCTCAACTATTCCGGAGACCTCCACAACTCCTGAAGAAACCACAACCCCAACAGAGAGGACAACAAGAACTAGTACCACTGGAGCTGAAGTGACAATCACACTTTCCCTTCCTTCAACTTCAGAACCTGAAAGCACAACTGCAGCCACCTCAACTGCTCCAGAAACAAGCACAGTTCT CTTCAGAATCTGGGAGTACATCAATAGCCACCTCAACTACTCCAGAGATCTCCAAAACTCCTGCAGAGATCACTTCTCCAGGAGAGACTACGAGTATATCTACTATCACTACAGTGGAAAAGGCAACCACAGTTCCTCTTCCTACCAGCACCGTAACTGGGAGCACATTTTTGGCCACCTCTACCATCGGACAGAAATTCAGCTCTCTTTTAGAGACTACTTCTCCAATTcaaactacagcaatgactag
- the LOC120391953 gene encoding mucin-5AC-like has protein sequence MTSSTRSEETTTLPLPTASEPGSTAIATSMFPETSTTPAETTTPTERTTRTSTTGAEVTTTLSLPSTSQPESTTAATSTSPITTTILQDTTSPAESTPIISTSTVEGTSTLPFLSTSQPETSAAATSTTGITSTSPLETTSAAQTTAMTSSTRSEETTTLPLPTASEPGSTATATSMFPETSTTPAETTTPTESTTITSTTGPEVTTTLSILATSQPESTTAATSTAPETTTVLQESTSPAESTPIISTSTVEGTSTLPVLSTSQPETSAAATSTTGITSTSPLETTSAAQTTAMTSSTRSEETTTLPLPTASEPGSTAIDTSMFPETSTTPAETTTPTERTTITSTTGAEVTTTLSLPSTSQPESTTAATSTTPETTTVLQETTSPAESTPIISTSTLRNLGAQR, from the exons ATGACTAGCAGCACTAGAAGTGAGGAGACAACCACCCTTCCTCTTCCAACAGCTTCAGAACCTGGGAGCACAGCGATAGCCACCTCAATGTTTCCAGAGACCTCCACAACTCCTGCAGAAACCACAACCCCAACAGAGAGGACAACAAGAACTAGTACCACTGGAGCTGAAGTGACAACCACACTTTCCCTTCCTTCAACTTCACAACCTGAAAGCACAACTGCAGCCACCTCAACCTCTCCAATAACAACCACAATTCTGCAAGACACAACTTCCCCAGCTGAGAGTACACCAATAATTAGTACTTCTACAGTAGAAGGGACAAGCACCCTACCCTTTCTTAGCACTTCACAACCTGaaaccagtgctgcagccacctctaccacaggaataacctccacctctcctctagagacgacttctgcagctcaaactacagcaatgactagCAGCACTAGAAGTGAGGAGACAACCACGCTTCCTCTTCCAACAGCTTCAGAACCTGGGAGCACAGCAACAGCCACCTCAATGTTTCCAGAGACCTCCACAACTCCTGCAGAAACCACAACCCCAACAGAGAGCACAACAATAACTAGTACCACTGGACCTGAAGTGACAACCACGCTTTCCATTCTTGCAACTTCACAACCTGAAAGCACAACTGCAGCCACCTCAACTGCTCCAGAAACAACCACAGTTCTGCAAGAGAGCACTTCCCCAGCTGAGAGTACACCAATAATTAGTACTTCTACAGTAGAAGGGACAAGCACCCTTCCCGTTCTTAGCACTTCACAACCTGAAACCAGTGCCGCAGCCACCTCTACCACAGGAATAACCTCCACCTCTCCTCTAGAGACGACTTCTGCAGCTcaaactacagcaatgactagCAGCACTAGGAGTGAGGAGACAACCACGCTTCCTCTTCCGACAGCTTCGGAACCTGGGAGCACAGCGATAGACACCTCAATGTTTCCAGAGACCTCCACAACTCCTGCAGAAACAACAACCCCAACAGAGAGGACAACAATAACTAGTACCACTGGAGCTGAAGTGACAACCACACTTTCCCTTCCTTCAACTTCACAACCTGAAAGCACAACTGCAGCCACCTCAACTACTCCAGAAACAACCACAGTTCTGCAAGAGACCACTTCCCCAGCTGAGAGTACACCAATAATTAGTACTTCTACA CTTCGGAACCTGGGAGCACAGCGATAG